A section of the Scyliorhinus torazame isolate Kashiwa2021f chromosome 21, sScyTor2.1, whole genome shotgun sequence genome encodes:
- the cntd1 gene encoding cyclin N-terminal domain-containing protein 1 isoform X1, which produces MSKMVVVKTDRSLGCFGKETPELAFSAVSPEMLEEFLVDVAKDNERNLTNLSQHAGCFKTLRLIGSEKNTEKYGWGQLQVRIQDHFVLRIMSCVQIASKVSFHYQIVDITMALKFLQSLGYSYKREDFLDSELLVLETLSFQVNVPSPFTHTEILLEVMGYNDPSVPVEHLHGIALKVLKFVYLMRNTIYENLLKMAIENSTPSELQRAKFLSVKEDCMLLAVGVIGTSAFILNYTPWFKVVRQLASVSGVTEESISEFSQVILRHIFPGAYHLK; this is translated from the exons ATGAGCAAAATGGTGGTTGTCAAGACGGACCGAAGCCTGGGCTGCTTCGGCAAAGAGACACCCGAGCTGGCCTTCAGCGCCGTTTCCCCGGAGATGCTGGAAGAATTTCTGGTCGACGTGGCGAAGGACAATGAACGCAACCTGACGAACCTCTCTCAGCACGCGGGCTGCTTCAAAACATTAAGATTAATAG GTTCTGAGAAAAACACAGAAAAATATGGCTGGGGGCAGTTGCAAGTTAGAATCCAAGATCACTTTGTGCTACGGATCATGTCTTGTGTTCAAATAGCAAGCAAGGTCTCATTCCATTACCAG ATTGTTGATATCACTATGGCCCTGAAATTTCTCCAGTCTCTTGGTTACTCATACAAGAGAGAAGATTTTCTGGATTCAGAACTGCTTGTCCTTGAAACTCTGAGTTTTCAAGTCAATGTCCCTTCTCCTTTCACTCACACTGAAATACTATTAGAAGTCATGG gataCAATGATCCATCAGTTCCAGTTGAACACCTACATGGTATTGCCCTGAAGGTGCTGAAATTTGTTTACCTCATGAGAAACACCATCTATGAAAACTTATTAAAAATGGCTATTGAAAATTCTACACCTAGTGAACTCCAAAG GGCAAAGTTTTTGTCTGTAAAGGAAGATTGCATGCTTCTAGCTGTTGGGGTCATTGGAACAAGTGCATTTATACTGAACTATACACCATGGTTCAAG GTTGTACGGCAGCTGGCCTCAGTCAGTGGTGTAACAGAAGAAAGCATTTCTGAGTTTTCTCAAGTAATATTAAGACACATTTTTCCAGGAGCATATCATTTGAAATAA
- the cntd1 gene encoding cyclin N-terminal domain-containing protein 1 isoform X3, producing MSCVQIASKVSFHYQIVDITMALKFLQSLGYSYKREDFLDSELLVLETLSFQVNVPSPFTHTEILLEVMGYNDPSVPVEHLHGIALKVLKFVYLMRNTIYENLLKMAIENSTPSELQRAKFLSVKEDCMLLAVGVIGTSAFILNYTPWFKVVRQLASVSGVTEESISEFSQVILRHIFPGAYHLK from the exons ATGTCTTGTGTTCAAATAGCAAGCAAGGTCTCATTCCATTACCAG ATTGTTGATATCACTATGGCCCTGAAATTTCTCCAGTCTCTTGGTTACTCATACAAGAGAGAAGATTTTCTGGATTCAGAACTGCTTGTCCTTGAAACTCTGAGTTTTCAAGTCAATGTCCCTTCTCCTTTCACTCACACTGAAATACTATTAGAAGTCATGG gataCAATGATCCATCAGTTCCAGTTGAACACCTACATGGTATTGCCCTGAAGGTGCTGAAATTTGTTTACCTCATGAGAAACACCATCTATGAAAACTTATTAAAAATGGCTATTGAAAATTCTACACCTAGTGAACTCCAAAG GGCAAAGTTTTTGTCTGTAAAGGAAGATTGCATGCTTCTAGCTGTTGGGGTCATTGGAACAAGTGCATTTATACTGAACTATACACCATGGTTCAAG GTTGTACGGCAGCTGGCCTCAGTCAGTGGTGTAACAGAAGAAAGCATTTCTGAGTTTTCTCAAGTAATATTAAGACACATTTTTCCAGGAGCATATCATTTGAAATAA
- the cntd1 gene encoding cyclin N-terminal domain-containing protein 1 isoform X2 yields the protein MIRYIEKLYSSTCTGSEKNTEKYGWGQLQVRIQDHFVLRIMSCVQIASKVSFHYQIVDITMALKFLQSLGYSYKREDFLDSELLVLETLSFQVNVPSPFTHTEILLEVMGYNDPSVPVEHLHGIALKVLKFVYLMRNTIYENLLKMAIENSTPSELQRAKFLSVKEDCMLLAVGVIGTSAFILNYTPWFKVVRQLASVSGVTEESISEFSQVILRHIFPGAYHLK from the exons ATGATTCGATACATTGAAAAACTCTATTCATCTACTTGCACAGGTTCTGAGAAAAACACAGAAAAATATGGCTGGGGGCAGTTGCAAGTTAGAATCCAAGATCACTTTGTGCTACGGATCATGTCTTGTGTTCAAATAGCAAGCAAGGTCTCATTCCATTACCAG ATTGTTGATATCACTATGGCCCTGAAATTTCTCCAGTCTCTTGGTTACTCATACAAGAGAGAAGATTTTCTGGATTCAGAACTGCTTGTCCTTGAAACTCTGAGTTTTCAAGTCAATGTCCCTTCTCCTTTCACTCACACTGAAATACTATTAGAAGTCATGG gataCAATGATCCATCAGTTCCAGTTGAACACCTACATGGTATTGCCCTGAAGGTGCTGAAATTTGTTTACCTCATGAGAAACACCATCTATGAAAACTTATTAAAAATGGCTATTGAAAATTCTACACCTAGTGAACTCCAAAG GGCAAAGTTTTTGTCTGTAAAGGAAGATTGCATGCTTCTAGCTGTTGGGGTCATTGGAACAAGTGCATTTATACTGAACTATACACCATGGTTCAAG GTTGTACGGCAGCTGGCCTCAGTCAGTGGTGTAACAGAAGAAAGCATTTCTGAGTTTTCTCAAGTAATATTAAGACACATTTTTCCAGGAGCATATCATTTGAAATAA